A window from Elusimicrobiota bacterium encodes these proteins:
- the priA gene encoding primosomal protein N', with the protein MIAEIAFPIPLHRTFYYRVPSALEVSAAPGLRALVPFGFRQAAGVIVKLLKDSEADLSGFKEVKSVIKLLDVSPVFKDDIVELAFWIRDRWNSPVGLSLEAFFGGRLADPYTFEDASRAAEKQAAVNIPALSGFAAEAVTRISNAIGGDPPPFPKVFLLETPPEIVREEIFIALCAKAMAAGGQALLMAPDLNAIAPYAKTLSEIFGEQNLALWHSRLTPKQRKDTWTGILSGRLRLIAGTRSAAFLPFQKLALAIVDSEQENIYKQEEEKAKLHFHARELLLRRARFHGTCVVLASPCPSLETYGRAVSGEFELIAQAAGVMSSPFQAEAPGVTVADSPPKAEQASVTVLDMNNYAGLIAEPLADKIKLTLERGRKVLLLTGRKGYTGFIFCVKCGWTRRCARCRVPMSVVKEETAGVEEFLCRRCGRKDPYSEVCPRCAGTLFRRSGLGTQKAEEAVKKLFPFARTARFDGDVVRKSIKNARETLEGFLKGGTEILVGTRIAARDRGLETLGLVAMLDADTEISSTDFRASEKAFQLFYEAYHSLKAPGAELAIQTREPGHYVLSLLKEMDYKKFLNSELAIRKDFYYPPFSFLVKVTFASFDLKALEDFAAVFLKALDFLGEAGREESGSEILGPVGAADPKKRKFFSQYYLVKAADEKISALCLEKLRSLAPPKKVKMTVIADPYGLR; encoded by the coding sequence ATGATCGCCGAAATAGCTTTCCCTATACCTCTCCACCGCACCTTTTACTATCGCGTGCCGTCCGCGCTGGAAGTCTCCGCCGCGCCGGGACTCCGGGCGCTTGTCCCTTTCGGCTTCAGGCAGGCCGCCGGAGTTATAGTAAAGCTGCTTAAAGATTCGGAGGCGGATCTTTCCGGTTTTAAGGAAGTTAAAAGCGTCATAAAACTGCTGGATGTGAGCCCGGTTTTTAAAGACGATATAGTGGAACTGGCGTTCTGGATACGCGACCGCTGGAATTCTCCCGTTGGGCTTTCCCTCGAGGCTTTTTTTGGCGGACGGCTTGCGGACCCTTATACTTTTGAGGACGCCTCCCGTGCGGCGGAAAAACAGGCCGCGGTTAATATCCCTGCGCTGTCGGGTTTTGCCGCCGAGGCCGTGACGCGTATCAGTAATGCCATAGGCGGAGATCCCCCCCCTTTCCCGAAAGTGTTTTTACTTGAAACCCCCCCGGAAATCGTGCGGGAGGAAATATTTATAGCTTTGTGCGCCAAGGCCATGGCCGCGGGCGGACAGGCCCTTTTAATGGCGCCCGACCTGAACGCAATAGCGCCTTATGCCAAAACCCTTTCTGAGATTTTCGGAGAGCAAAACCTCGCGCTCTGGCACAGCCGCCTGACACCCAAGCAGCGAAAAGATACCTGGACGGGAATTTTAAGCGGCCGTCTGCGCTTAATAGCGGGCACGCGTTCAGCGGCTTTTCTGCCATTTCAGAAACTGGCGCTTGCCATCGTGGATTCGGAGCAGGAGAATATTTACAAGCAGGAAGAAGAAAAAGCGAAGCTTCATTTCCACGCGAGGGAACTCCTGCTTAGGCGGGCCCGCTTTCACGGAACCTGCGTGGTACTCGCAAGCCCGTGCCCATCGCTGGAAACATACGGCCGCGCGGTTTCGGGCGAGTTTGAGCTTATTGCGCAGGCGGCAGGGGTTATGAGCAGTCCGTTTCAAGCGGAAGCGCCCGGCGTCACAGTCGCGGACAGTCCGCCTAAGGCGGAACAGGCCAGTGTCACAGTGCTTGATATGAACAATTACGCCGGCCTTATAGCCGAACCGCTGGCGGATAAAATAAAACTCACTCTTGAGCGCGGCCGGAAAGTATTGCTGCTTACCGGCCGCAAAGGCTATACAGGGTTTATATTCTGCGTTAAATGCGGCTGGACCAGGCGCTGCGCGCGCTGCCGCGTGCCCATGAGCGTAGTGAAAGAGGAGACTGCGGGCGTGGAAGAGTTCCTTTGCCGGCGCTGCGGCAGAAAGGATCCTTACAGCGAAGTCTGCCCAAGGTGCGCCGGAACACTGTTCCGGCGCTCGGGCCTTGGCACGCAAAAAGCCGAGGAAGCTGTTAAAAAGCTTTTTCCGTTCGCGCGCACGGCCCGGTTTGACGGGGATGTGGTGCGCAAATCGATCAAGAATGCCAGGGAAACGCTTGAGGGCTTTCTTAAAGGCGGCACGGAAATTTTGGTCGGCACCCGCATAGCGGCCCGGGACCGCGGGCTTGAAACCCTGGGACTCGTGGCTATGCTTGACGCCGACACTGAAATTTCAAGCACCGACTTCCGGGCCTCGGAAAAAGCCTTCCAGCTTTTTTACGAGGCGTATCACTCTCTCAAGGCGCCGGGAGCGGAACTGGCGATTCAGACGAGAGAGCCGGGGCATTACGTGCTTTCGCTTTTGAAGGAGATGGACTATAAGAAATTTTTAAACAGCGAGCTTGCGATCAGAAAAGACTTTTATTACCCGCCTTTTTCTTTTCTGGTAAAAGTAACTTTCGCTTCTTTTGATTTGAAAGCCCTGGAGGATTTCGCCGCGGTTTTTTTGAAAGCGCTCGACTTTTTGGGCGAAGCGGGCCGCGAAGAGTCGGGCAGTGAAATTCTCGGCCCTGTGGGAGCCGCAGATCCCAAAAAACGTAAATTCTTCTCCCAGTACTACCTGGTAAAGGCCGCGGATGAAAAGATCTCGGCCCTCTGTCTTGAAAAGCTGCGCTCGCTTGCACCCCCTAAAAAAGTGAAAATGACGGTGATCGCGGATCCTTACGGGCTCAGATAA
- the gmk gene encoding guanylate kinase — protein sequence MVISAPSGGGKSAVRSGLLKLDKRFAFSVTCTTRPKRPGEKEGRDYYFVSAREFERRRISGRLLEWASVHGNLYGTPVKSVRDLLAKGLIPVMTIDVKGARSVKKIFPETVSVFLLPPDLKTLVQRLKKRGEAPENIALRLATARKEIKVASCYDYLVINDKLNEAVREVAAIAGLEILKVRRNLEKVSAFGRQLSASAARDGRNTRQFKI from the coding sequence ATGGTGATCTCCGCCCCCTCGGGGGGCGGGAAGTCCGCCGTGCGCAGCGGCCTGCTGAAACTGGACAAGCGTTTTGCCTTTAGCGTCACCTGTACTACCAGGCCAAAGCGCCCGGGTGAGAAGGAAGGGCGCGACTATTACTTTGTTTCCGCGCGCGAATTTGAGCGCCGAAGGATCAGCGGACGTCTCCTTGAGTGGGCCAGCGTTCACGGCAACCTTTATGGCACGCCGGTAAAGTCCGTGCGGGACCTGCTTGCGAAAGGCCTGATTCCCGTAATGACCATTGATGTCAAAGGGGCCCGGTCGGTTAAAAAGATATTTCCGGAAACGGTCAGCGTATTTCTTTTGCCGCCGGACCTTAAAACCCTGGTCCAGCGCCTGAAAAAAAGAGGCGAGGCTCCGGAAAATATCGCGCTTCGGCTGGCCACCGCGCGTAAAGAGATAAAAGTGGCGTCCTGTTACGATTACCTGGTAATAAACGACAAGTTAAACGAGGCGGTAAGAGAAGTGGCGGCGATAGCCGGCCTTGAGATATTGAAGGTCAGGCGCAATCTTGAAAAGGTGTCGGCTTTCGGCCGGCAACTTTCGGCTTCGGCTGCCCGTGACGGACGGAACACAAGGCAATTCAAGATTTAA
- the tyrS gene encoding tyrosine--tRNA ligase, producing the protein MTNEEILKEITRGCSDIVSREELAKKLSSGKKLRIKLGVDPTSRDLHLGHSVVLGKLRQFQDLGHTAVLIIGDFTAQVGDPSGRDSTRPVIDQKTVQQNAETYTQQAFKVLDKAKTEISFNGEWLKPFVADASAGVSGLIGVAKNITVSRLLERDDFKTRMKAGSPVSLLEILYPVFQGYDSVAVKADIELGGQDQIFNLLVGRDLQKLYSQEPQVVMTMPLLLGTDGVKKMSKSYGNYVALNDPPGEMFGKLMSVSDGLMFDYYGLLTGLDPAEIKKLHPMEAKKRLAGFLIEKYHGREEAALAREQFEKVFSKNELPAEMEIFKVEKPGKLSQLMAACGVCGGTNEARRLIAQGAVRLDGGKVSEDMIFEPKDCVLQVGKRQFRKLVK; encoded by the coding sequence ATGACCAACGAAGAAATTTTAAAGGAAATAACGCGGGGGTGCAGCGATATAGTAAGCCGGGAGGAACTTGCCAAAAAACTTTCCTCCGGCAAAAAACTCAGGATCAAACTCGGAGTCGACCCCACCAGCCGCGATTTGCACCTTGGCCACAGCGTTGTTCTTGGCAAGCTGCGGCAATTTCAGGATCTCGGCCACACCGCCGTGCTCATTATAGGCGATTTTACCGCCCAGGTCGGCGATCCTTCCGGCCGCGATTCCACCCGCCCGGTAATAGACCAGAAAACGGTGCAACAAAACGCGGAAACTTACACACAGCAGGCTTTCAAGGTGCTTGATAAAGCTAAAACCGAGATAAGCTTTAACGGCGAATGGCTTAAGCCCTTTGTAGCCGACGCCTCGGCGGGTGTATCCGGCCTGATAGGGGTGGCGAAGAACATAACCGTTTCCCGCCTGCTTGAGCGGGATGATTTTAAAACCCGCATGAAAGCCGGAAGCCCCGTAAGCCTGCTTGAAATACTTTATCCGGTGTTCCAGGGATACGACTCCGTGGCCGTGAAAGCCGACATAGAACTTGGCGGGCAGGACCAGATATTCAATCTGCTGGTAGGCCGCGATCTGCAAAAGCTTTACTCCCAGGAACCGCAGGTTGTAATGACGATGCCGCTTCTTTTAGGCACGGACGGCGTTAAAAAAATGTCAAAATCGTACGGTAACTATGTGGCCTTGAACGATCCTCCCGGTGAAATGTTCGGTAAACTTATGTCGGTCTCGGACGGTCTGATGTTTGACTATTACGGTCTGCTTACCGGCTTGGACCCGGCGGAAATAAAAAAGCTTCATCCCATGGAGGCAAAAAAACGCCTGGCGGGGTTTTTAATTGAAAAGTATCACGGCCGCGAAGAGGCCGCGCTAGCCAGGGAGCAGTTTGAGAAAGTTTTTTCAAAAAATGAATTACCGGCGGAAATGGAGATCTTTAAGGTTGAAAAGCCGGGTAAACTTTCGCAGCTTATGGCGGCCTGCGGCGTGTGCGGCGGGACCAACGAGGCCCGGCGCCTTATAGCGCAGGGGGCTGTGCGCCTTGACGGCGGAAAAGTGTCGGAAGACATGATTTTTGAGCCGAAAGATTGCGTGCTTCAGGTAGGGAAGCGACAGTTCAGAAAATTGGTGAAATAG
- a CDS encoding FecR family protein yields the protein MKKILVLAILACWTAARAQQPGSDSPDYKQIMEDAMKSGKYGQGNSESWDARLKRVSGEVSVKPEGADEWSKIEGAMPLEKGDSVKTSSDGTAEIYLDDKGSMTLGRNTELEFVSVEKTESSFTLKAGSIAAKIQHFLNEKFKMQVKTPSAVCSVRGTEFAVEYSQLGKETSVAVYDEGKVAVNALDEKEEPGQEYLLEKNTELTFKASQKHFRPMPLAKMTRYRAGVILMRQRMKTLKKTWLPASQANRSALRDQALKRHIIRRQIKVKNGAKKHAVKAGASRKAKTKAKRPGPKTEPE from the coding sequence ATGAAAAAAATATTAGTTCTGGCGATTCTGGCGTGTTGGACGGCGGCCCGGGCGCAGCAGCCGGGCTCTGACTCTCCGGACTACAAACAGATTATGGAAGACGCTATGAAGTCCGGCAAGTACGGCCAGGGAAATTCGGAAAGCTGGGACGCGCGCCTGAAACGCGTTTCCGGCGAAGTTTCTGTAAAGCCCGAAGGCGCAGATGAGTGGTCAAAAATAGAGGGAGCCATGCCCCTTGAAAAGGGAGACTCGGTGAAAACCAGCTCCGACGGCACCGCTGAAATTTATCTTGATGACAAGGGCTCCATGACGCTGGGTAGAAACACCGAACTGGAGTTTGTCTCTGTTGAAAAGACGGAATCCAGCTTTACGCTTAAAGCAGGCTCGATAGCGGCAAAAATACAGCATTTTCTGAACGAGAAATTTAAAATGCAGGTGAAAACGCCATCCGCCGTCTGCTCCGTGCGGGGCACGGAATTTGCCGTGGAATATTCTCAGCTTGGCAAGGAAACCAGCGTGGCGGTTTATGACGAGGGAAAAGTAGCCGTAAACGCCCTTGACGAAAAGGAAGAGCCGGGGCAGGAATATCTGCTGGAAAAAAATACGGAACTTACTTTTAAAGCCTCGCAGAAACATTTCAGGCCCATGCCGCTTGCAAAAATGACCCGCTACCGCGCCGGTGTGATCCTTATGCGTCAGCGCATGAAAACGCTTAAAAAAACCTGGCTGCCCGCTTCGCAGGCTAACCGCTCGGCTCTGCGCGACCAGGCGCTGAAACGCCATATCATACGCCGACAGATAAAGGTTAAAAACGGCGCTAAAAAACACGCCGTGAAAGCAGGCGCCAGCCGCAAGGCCAAGACCAAGGCCAAGCGTCCGGGCCCGAAAACGGAACCGGAGTAG
- a CDS encoding uracil-DNA glycosylase encodes MKKELRALAADLAGHLKTLDEDTVMTPHISGKCALVPKAEAGKTADGGLSEKSEARSQKSDILPPAALRSLPAVTEQAKAAMEELSAEVKACRKCPLGHARLNAVFGVGSLEAEVVFVGEGPGYEEDHRGEPFVGRSGKLLDKILETVLGLSRGQVYIANIVKCHPMKDPEHPDSMGNDRPPSPEEISACRPYLEKQLALIKPKCVVTLGSVAAKLILGETRGISLLRGKWYDYPNGLFGSQALKVLPTYHPAALLRNPNLKRDTWEDMKMLKIFLANSKIANSE; translated from the coding sequence ATGAAAAAAGAACTGCGCGCGCTGGCGGCCGATCTGGCCGGACATTTAAAAACTTTGGATGAAGATACGGTCATGACGCCGCATATTTCCGGAAAATGCGCGCTCGTGCCGAAGGCCGAGGCCGGGAAAACAGCGGATGGAGGCTTGAGCGAGAAGTCAGAAGCCAGAAGTCAGAAATCAGATATCCTTCCGCCTGCTGCCCTCCGGTCTCTGCCTGCCGTTACGGAACAGGCTAAAGCCGCAATGGAAGAGCTTTCGGCCGAAGTGAAAGCCTGCCGCAAATGCCCTCTTGGGCACGCACGGCTTAATGCGGTTTTCGGGGTTGGTTCGCTCGAGGCTGAAGTGGTTTTTGTGGGTGAGGGGCCGGGCTACGAAGAAGATCACCGCGGCGAGCCTTTTGTGGGCCGCTCAGGGAAGCTTTTGGATAAAATACTTGAAACAGTGCTTGGCCTGTCGCGTGGCCAGGTTTACATAGCGAACATAGTAAAATGCCATCCCATGAAGGATCCCGAGCATCCGGACTCCATGGGAAACGATCGCCCCCCCTCTCCGGAAGAAATTTCCGCCTGTCGTCCCTATCTTGAAAAACAATTGGCGCTCATAAAGCCCAAGTGCGTTGTGACGCTTGGCTCAGTGGCGGCGAAATTGATCCTGGGTGAAACCCGGGGCATCTCGCTATTGCGCGGCAAGTGGTATGATTATCCAAACGGGCTTTTCGGCTCCCAGGCGCTTAAAGTGCTGCCGACCTATCACCCCGCGGCGCTGCTTCGCAACCCCAACCTGAAGCGCGACACCTGGGAAGACATGAAGATGTTAAAAATATTTTTAGCGAATAGTAAGATAGCAAATAGCGAATAG
- a CDS encoding S9 family peptidase, which produces MIEHSNYLSFLSVIGIAACMASQALAQQPPVAKKNPHKLENLGGIRVDDYYWLKERSNPEVLQYLKAENSYTEAVLKHTEPLKEKLFSEIKARIKEDDSSVPFKYGEYYYYKRYEQGFEYPIYARRKGSPEAAEEIILNANELGKGKAYFKVNFPSIRPDHKMIAFAVDTGGRRFYNIYFKDLETGRVYDEYISSASGNMEWANDNKTLFYVKQNPETLRWERMLKHTLGGKEDAEIYFEKDETFEIGISKSRTDKYIFMRTGATLSTEYRYLSADAPEDGLKVFYPRQEKLEYDVEDGGGIFYILNNGDAKNFKVSVCPNDKTSRENWSDLLAHRDSVLVESLEVFRNWLVIKEREDALPRLRVINRATSDAHLVKFDDPAYVTDFGDNFEYDADWLRFTYNSLTTPLSVYDYHMASKERKLMKRQVVLGGFKPEDYISERVWVTARDGEKVPMSLVYKKGFKNDGTHPAYIYSYGSYGYNTDPDFSSVRLSLLDRGFVYAIPHIRGGSEMGRRWYEDGRQMKKKNTFYDFIDATKYLIEQKYAAAGHVYAEGGSAGGLLMGAVLNMAPELYKGVLAEVPFVDVVTTMLDPDIPLTTGEYDEWGNPNKKEFYDYMLSYSPYDNVGAKAYPNILITTGLNDSQVQYWEPAKWAAKLRAMKTDKNLVLLRTDLDVGHGGKSGRFESLRLAALEYAFFLDLEGIKE; this is translated from the coding sequence ATGATAGAGCATTCAAACTATTTAAGCTTTCTTTCTGTTATAGGGATAGCGGCGTGCATGGCTTCGCAAGCCCTTGCGCAGCAGCCGCCGGTGGCAAAAAAGAACCCCCACAAACTTGAAAACCTCGGCGGCATAAGGGTGGATGATTATTACTGGCTTAAGGAAAGGAGCAACCCCGAAGTACTCCAATATCTGAAAGCCGAAAATTCCTATACCGAAGCGGTTTTAAAACATACGGAACCGCTCAAAGAAAAGCTTTTCAGCGAGATCAAGGCGCGCATAAAGGAGGACGATTCCTCCGTTCCGTTCAAATATGGGGAATATTATTATTATAAACGCTATGAGCAGGGCTTTGAATACCCTATTTACGCACGCAGGAAGGGTTCCCCTGAGGCGGCGGAAGAAATAATCCTAAACGCCAACGAGCTGGGCAAGGGAAAGGCTTATTTCAAGGTAAATTTCCCCTCCATCCGGCCCGACCACAAAATGATAGCCTTCGCCGTGGATACGGGCGGGCGCCGGTTCTATAATATATACTTCAAAGATCTGGAAACCGGCAGGGTTTACGATGAATATATTTCAAGCGCTTCCGGCAATATGGAATGGGCCAATGACAATAAAACGCTTTTTTACGTGAAGCAGAACCCGGAAACATTGCGCTGGGAGCGTATGCTTAAACATACCCTGGGCGGAAAGGAAGACGCGGAGATTTATTTTGAAAAAGACGAGACCTTTGAAATAGGTATTTCAAAATCCCGGACCGACAAATATATCTTCATGCGCACAGGCGCCACCCTGTCCACGGAATACCGCTATCTCAGCGCGGACGCGCCTGAGGACGGGCTGAAGGTTTTTTATCCCCGGCAGGAAAAGCTTGAGTACGATGTGGAGGACGGAGGCGGGATTTTTTATATTTTAAATAACGGCGACGCCAAAAATTTCAAGGTTTCGGTCTGTCCCAACGATAAAACCTCCCGCGAGAACTGGAGCGACCTGCTGGCCCACCGTGATTCCGTGCTGGTCGAGTCGCTGGAAGTTTTTAGAAACTGGCTGGTGATAAAAGAGCGGGAAGACGCCCTGCCCCGGCTGCGCGTGATAAACCGCGCCACCTCTGACGCCCACCTGGTAAAATTCGACGACCCCGCCTATGTGACGGATTTCGGTGATAATTTCGAGTATGACGCCGATTGGCTGCGCTTTACATATAATTCCCTTACCACGCCTTTATCCGTTTATGACTATCACATGGCTTCCAAAGAAAGAAAACTGATGAAGCGGCAGGTTGTGCTTGGCGGTTTTAAACCGGAGGATTATATTTCGGAAAGGGTTTGGGTTACGGCGCGGGACGGTGAAAAAGTGCCCATGTCCCTTGTCTATAAAAAAGGCTTTAAAAACGACGGCACGCATCCCGCCTATATTTATTCTTACGGTTCCTACGGTTACAACACCGACCCGGATTTCAGCTCGGTCCGGCTCAGCCTTTTGGACCGGGGGTTCGTTTACGCGATACCGCACATACGCGGCGGCTCGGAGATGGGCCGGCGCTGGTATGAGGACGGGCGCCAGATGAAAAAGAAGAACACGTTCTATGATTTTATAGACGCCACTAAATACCTTATAGAACAAAAATACGCGGCTGCCGGACATGTTTACGCGGAAGGCGGTTCCGCCGGCGGCCTTTTGATGGGCGCGGTTTTAAATATGGCGCCGGAACTTTACAAAGGGGTGCTTGCCGAGGTGCCGTTCGTGGATGTGGTCACAACCATGCTTGACCCGGACATCCCGCTGACCACCGGCGAGTATGACGAATGGGGCAACCCCAACAAAAAAGAATTCTACGACTATATGCTTTCCTACTCCCCCTACGATAATGTGGGGGCAAAAGCATATCCGAATATCCTGATAACTACGGGCCTTAACGATTCACAGGTGCAGTATTGGGAACCGGCCAAGTGGGCGGCCAAACTGCGCGCAATGAAAACGGATAAAAACCTGGTGCTGCTGCGTACCGACCTGGATGTGGGCCACGGCGGCAAATCGGGCCGCTTTGAATCGCTCAGGCTTGCAGCGCTTGAATACGCTTTCTTCCTGGATCTGGAAGGAATAAAGGAATAG
- the ppdK gene encoding pyruvate, phosphate dikinase, whose translation MPKTAVKSKAASKTVKISKKVIYFFGGGKADGKESMKNLLGGKGANLAEMAGHPDLRLPVPPGFTLTTELCTYYWGNKRSYPKGLTQDVEKNLRRIEELMGKKFGDNENPLLVSVRSGARKSMPGMMETILNVGLTEATIPGLIKLTNNPRFVYDAYRRLIMMYSDVVMEKAAGIEPSDDMGIRKQLDRLMGEMKEKRGVKQDTELSADDLKALAAQFKVRVKEVLGKEFPDEPMEQLWGSIGAVFASWMGKRAISYRRIEGIPEEWGTAVTVQTMVFGNMGDDCATGVGFTRNPGTGENVFYGEFLVNAQGEDVVAGIRTPNPINEDSRSEQSRTMKSLEQLMPETYKELAAIRRKLEKHYRDMLDIEFTIEKDRLYMLQCRVGKRNGPAAVRMAIDMNKEKLATREEVVMRVTPSQLDELLHPIIDPKAELKTKPLGKGLPAGPGGARGMIVFTAAEAVKWAKEGKDVILVREETNPEDVEGMRAAQAILTARGGMTSHAALVARGWGKCCVVGCAGVEIDLSAKTLNLGGEVLKEGEWLSLNGSKGLVYKGKMDMLDASESNEMLSDFLKLCNAVRALKVWTNADTPDDAATARKFGAEGIGLFRIEHMFYGKGSDEALFNLRKMIMSKTLEERKLALNDLFPHMKNDIKKTLKVMEGLHVTIRLMDPPLHEFVPHQKEKLEQLGKSLGISYEELETRATALRESNPMMGHRGVRLGITYPEITEMQARAIFEAAAELHKEGVKVYPDIMIPVVSLEKEVTHQAAIIHRVYSEVSKQKGVKLVYMVGTMIEIPRACLIAGKLAETMQFFSFGTNDLTQMTFGYSRDDSGYFLKEYVDQKIIPVDPFQTIDQTGVGELIKMTVERGRKTRKELKIGICGEQGGDPASVDFCHNSGLNYVSCSPFRVPIAILSAAQAQISRPRKSK comes from the coding sequence ATGCCCAAGACGGCTGTTAAATCCAAAGCGGCTTCAAAGACCGTTAAAATTTCCAAAAAAGTTATTTATTTCTTCGGCGGCGGCAAGGCCGACGGCAAAGAATCAATGAAAAACCTGCTGGGAGGCAAGGGCGCGAACCTCGCCGAAATGGCCGGCCATCCCGACCTGCGCCTGCCCGTTCCCCCCGGTTTCACTCTTACCACGGAGCTTTGCACCTATTACTGGGGCAACAAGCGCTCCTACCCGAAAGGCCTCACCCAGGATGTGGAGAAAAATCTGCGCCGTATTGAAGAACTGATGGGAAAAAAATTCGGCGACAACGAAAACCCCCTTCTGGTGTCCGTGCGCTCAGGCGCGCGTAAGTCCATGCCCGGCATGATGGAAACCATTTTGAACGTGGGCCTTACCGAGGCCACTATTCCCGGCCTGATAAAACTTACCAATAACCCGCGTTTCGTCTACGACGCCTACCGCCGTCTCATAATGATGTATTCCGATGTCGTAATGGAGAAGGCCGCCGGTATCGAGCCCTCCGACGATATGGGCATACGCAAACAGCTTGACCGCCTTATGGGAGAAATGAAGGAAAAGCGCGGCGTCAAGCAGGACACCGAACTTTCCGCCGACGACCTTAAGGCGCTTGCCGCTCAGTTCAAGGTAAGGGTGAAAGAAGTTCTGGGCAAAGAATTTCCCGACGAACCAATGGAACAGCTTTGGGGTTCCATCGGAGCGGTGTTCGCTTCGTGGATGGGCAAGCGGGCCATTTCTTACCGCCGCATTGAAGGCATACCCGAAGAGTGGGGCACAGCCGTAACCGTGCAGACCATGGTTTTCGGGAACATGGGCGATGATTGCGCCACCGGAGTGGGTTTTACCCGCAATCCCGGCACCGGTGAAAATGTCTTTTACGGCGAGTTCCTGGTAAACGCCCAGGGCGAAGATGTAGTGGCCGGCATCCGCACCCCGAACCCTATTAACGAGGATAGCCGCAGCGAGCAGTCCAGGACCATGAAAAGCCTTGAGCAGCTGATGCCGGAAACCTACAAAGAACTGGCCGCCATACGCCGTAAGCTTGAAAAGCATTACCGCGACATGCTGGACATCGAATTCACCATTGAAAAAGACCGCCTTTACATGCTGCAATGCCGCGTGGGAAAGCGCAACGGTCCGGCGGCTGTGCGCATGGCCATAGATATGAACAAGGAAAAGCTCGCCACAAGGGAAGAAGTTGTAATGCGCGTTACCCCTTCCCAGCTTGACGAGCTCCTGCACCCCATAATAGACCCGAAAGCGGAATTAAAAACCAAACCTTTGGGCAAGGGCCTGCCTGCGGGCCCCGGCGGCGCCAGAGGCATGATAGTTTTCACCGCGGCTGAAGCGGTAAAATGGGCCAAAGAAGGCAAAGATGTAATTCTGGTCCGTGAAGAAACCAACCCCGAGGATGTTGAGGGGATGCGCGCCGCGCAGGCCATTCTTACCGCCCGCGGCGGTATGACCTCTCACGCGGCCCTGGTGGCCCGCGGCTGGGGCAAATGCTGCGTGGTAGGCTGCGCCGGCGTGGAAATAGATCTTTCGGCCAAAACCCTCAATCTGGGCGGCGAAGTGCTTAAGGAAGGCGAATGGCTTTCCCTTAACGGTTCAAAGGGCCTGGTGTATAAAGGGAAGATGGACATGCTGGATGCCAGTGAGTCCAATGAAATGCTTAGCGACTTTCTTAAGCTTTGCAACGCAGTGCGCGCGCTTAAGGTATGGACCAATGCCGACACTCCGGATGATGCCGCCACGGCCCGCAAGTTCGGCGCCGAGGGCATAGGCTTGTTCCGTATAGAGCATATGTTCTACGGCAAGGGTTCGGACGAGGCGCTCTTCAATCTGCGCAAAATGATAATGTCCAAAACTCTTGAGGAAAGGAAGCTCGCTCTTAACGATCTTTTTCCTCACATGAAGAACGACATCAAGAAAACCCTGAAAGTGATGGAAGGGCTGCATGTCACCATCCGCCTGATGGACCCCCCCCTGCACGAGTTCGTGCCGCATCAGAAGGAAAAACTGGAGCAACTGGGCAAGTCGCTGGGGATCTCCTACGAGGAACTTGAAACCCGCGCCACAGCTTTGCGCGAATCAAATCCAATGATGGGCCATCGCGGCGTGCGGCTGGGTATAACCTATCCCGAGATAACCGAAATGCAGGCCCGTGCTATTTTTGAGGCCGCGGCTGAGCTGCACAAGGAAGGGGTGAAGGTTTACCCGGACATAATGATACCCGTGGTATCGCTGGAAAAAGAGGTGACGCACCAGGCCGCCATTATCCACAGGGTTTACTCCGAAGTTTCAAAGCAGAAAGGCGTGAAGCTTGTTTATATGGTGGGCACCATGATAGAAATACCGCGCGCCTGCCTGATAGCCGGGAAATTGGCCGAGACCATGCAGTTCTTCTCTTTCGGCACCAACGATCTTACCCAAATGACCTTCGGCTATTCCCGCGACGACTCGGGCTACTTCCTTAAGGAATATGTGGATCAGAAAATTATTCCTGTGGATCCGTTCCAGACCATAGACCAGACCGGGGTCGGCGAGCTTATAAAAATGACCGTGGAGCGCGGCCGGAAAACACGCAAGGAACTTAAAATAGGCATCTGCGGCGAGCAGGGCGGCGATCCGGCCAGCGTGGATTTCTGCCATAACTCAGGCCTCAACTATGTTTCCTGTTCCCCTTTCAGGGTACCAATAGCCATTCTCTCTGCGGCGCAGGCCCAGATAAGCAGGCCGAGAAAGAGCAAGTAA